In Aegilops tauschii subsp. strangulata cultivar AL8/78 unplaced genomic scaffold, Aet v6.0 ptg000481l_obj, whole genome shotgun sequence, the following are encoded in one genomic region:
- the LOC141030889 gene encoding uncharacterized protein gives MALRTGHPQTAGPLGDEDHLGEILVRLLPLPSLIVRASAFSGQRGRLVTDQAFFRILDAPIRSLMPPCRVLVINRDLTLLLLFAPVTRGLRGVVIPLDFVDGAYVIYNGAVLCAVADVQGHLHGDYHSGPFNVVLVATRWRHPVLARVYSLETGEGEIFP, from the exons aTGGCCCTCCGCACCGGCCATCCGCAGACGGCGGGGCCACTGGGAGACGAGGACCACCTCGGCGAgatcctcgtccgcctcctcccgcTGCCCTCCTTGATTGTCCGCGCCTCCGCCTTCTCTGGGCAACGGGGGCGCCTCGTCACGGACCAGGCCTTCTTCCGCATCCTCGACGCCCCGATTAGATCTCTC ATGCCGCCATGCCGCGTCCTCGTCATCAACCGGGATCTGACCCTTCTCCTTCTGTTCGCCCCTGTCACGAGGGGCCTCCGCGGCGTGGTAATTCCTCTAGATTTCGTCGATGGCGCGTACGTCATCTACAATGGGGCCGTGCTCTGCGCTGTTGCCGACGTGCAAGGTCACTTGCATGGAGACTACCACTCGGGCCCCTTCAACGTGGTTCTGGTGGCCACAAGATGGAGACACCCAGTGCTAGCCCGGGTCTACTCCTTAGAGACTGGTGAGGGGGAGATCTTCCCATAA